A stretch of the Aphis gossypii isolate Hap1 chromosome 2, ASM2018417v2, whole genome shotgun sequence genome encodes the following:
- the LOC114132111 gene encoding neprilysin-11-like isoform X5 — MEKEDNDDDPYSVSQSRLLYRSCMATDEMNTVGIKQLVQILDQIGLPYMGLSTRVKSSSFSSILAKLKKIINLDFLFVTNVEADMKNRTANRISLGKPRDINIFPVHKITNNIIKMSSRKMRETLASEEEVGNTNDSEEYADGIDYIKSYAKYFKSVWMEIYKSKSNNYNPNFHNFGIKVSQLLNFINEHSKIKDKIYDGDEELPSLMTVEELQHFTDDITQNFTQTNEQIIDWKQYFTILFMDMDNITLDFETDLIQISNIQYFEALFELISKQKNYAIINIWWEVVVTLLPYTTNEMRFIQDRYYYETTGLENNPSRSIYCANAVNSMMGMAVSRLLVDMESIYNNTKMAAEMIDNIHWAFEKIVKELNWMDDTTKKRTLYKAEQMRTFIGFPEFINDAHQLDDYYYDFEIIENDYFGNVIRYVQRELNESLVGLRQLNDYTINSWASDPLEVNAYNWIQANAITVPAGILQFPFFGHDLQMLNYGFLGSILGHELTHGFDNTGRKFDHNGNENMWWTNQTIAEYEKRSDCFIHHYESYLVPEIEEKISGKLTLDENIADNGGLREALLAYRKFVNDYGEEPKLPGFEQYSNEQMYYLAFANNWCEATTRESLSNSILDEHSPNSIRVIAGLTNSDEFSEVWKCEKGSRMNPKIDKCKIW; from the exons atggaAAAAGAAGATAATGACGATGATCCGTACTCCGTATCGCAGTCCAGACTTTTGTATCGTTCTTGCATGGCAACAG ATGAAATGAACACAGTTGGTATCAAACAATTGGTTCAAATTTTAGATCAAATTGGCTTGCCGTACATGGGACTTTCTACTAGAGTGAAGTCTTCGAGTTTCTCGTCAATTTtagctaaattaaaaaagattattaatttagactttttatttgtaacgAATGTCGAGGCAGATATGAAAAATCGGACAGCTAATCGAATAAGTTTGGGTAAACCaagagatataaatatatttccagt tcataaaataacgaataatattataaaaatgagttCAAGAAAAATGCGTGAAACATTAGCATCTGAAGAAGAAGTAGGCAACACAAATGATAGTGAAGAATATGCAGATGGGATTGATTACATAAAATCAtatgcaaaatatttcaaaagcgTTTGGATGGAAATCTATAAAtcgaaatcaaataattataatcctaACTTTCACAATTTTGGAATTAAAGTAtcgcaattattaaatttcattaatgaacattcaaaa ataaaagataaaatatacgacGGAGATGAAGAGCTTCCATCACTTATGACTGTTGAAGaattacaacattttactGATGATATTACACAGAATTTCACACAAACGAACGAGCAAAtc attgatTGGAAGCAATACTTTACAATTCTATTTATGGATATGGATAATATAACACTGGATTTTGAAACTGACTTGAttcaaatatctaatattcaatattttgaagCTCTATTCGAATTAATTAGTAAACAGAAAAACTATGCTA tcATAAATATATGGTGGGAAGTAGTTGTTACTCTTTTGCCATATACTACAAATGAGATGCGATTTATACAAGATAGATACTACTATGAAACAACTGGGTTAGAAAATAATCCTTCAAGATCAATTTATTGTGCAAATGCTGTAAACTCAATGATGGGAATGGCTGTCTCACGTTTACTAGTAGATATGGAatcgatatataataatacgaaaatg GCGGCTGAAATGATTGATAATATTCATTGggcatttgaaaaaatagtcAAAGAGCTAAATTGGATGGATGATACGACCAAAAAAAGAACATTATATAAGGCGGAGCAGATGAGAACATTCATTGGCTTTCCTGAATTCATAAATGACGCACATCAACTTGATGACTACTATTATGAT tttgaaataatagaaaatgacTATTTTGGAAACGTTATACGTTATGTTCAACGAGAATTAAACGAATCCTTGGTAGGACTTAGACAATTAAATGATTACACAATCAATTC TTGGGCATCAGATCCTTTAGAagtaaatgcatataattgGATCCAAGCAAATGCAATAA ctgtTCCTGCCGGTATATTACAATTTCCTTTCTTCGGACATGATTTAca gaTGCTCAACTATGGTTTTCTCGGCTCTATACTGGGACATGAACTTACACATGGTTTTGACAATACTGGTCGAAAGTTTGATCATAATGGAAATGAAAATATGTGGTGGACTAATCAAACTATCGCGGAGTATGAAAAACGTTCAGATTGTTTCATTCATCATTATGAATCTTATTTAGTTCCTGAAATCGAAGAAAag ataagtGGTAAATTAACATTGGATGAAAATATTGCTGATAACGGTGGATTGAGAGAAGCGCTATTGGCTTATAGAAAATTTGTAAATGATTATGGCGAAGAACCTAAGCTACCTGGATTTGAACAATACAGTAAtgaacaaatgtattatttagctTTTGCGAAT aattggTGTGAAGCAACTACACGTGAATCATTATCGAACAGTATATTAGACGAGCACAGTCCGAATAGTATACGAGTAATTGCAGGACTAACCAATTCAGATGAATTTAGCGAGGTATGGAAATGTGAAAAAGGTTCAAGAATGAAtccaaaaattgataaatgtaaaatttggtaa